AACATCCCTACATACGGAGATTCCCCGTGGCTTGCCGCGGGGATCTTCAATTGTTAACAGTTTTTATTTTGTTAATCTTTTTAGAAGAATGTCTTCAACGTTCTGGCGTGAATCTATTACGGACAAGATGTAAACTTTTTTTTCTGAAATCCTGAAAATTATTCTCCACGGAACCACAATGAGTTCTCTGTACAAAAACAAACCTTGCTCTTGAAGCTCTGGTACAATGCGACCCCTTTCAGGAAACTGTGTAAGGCTTGATGCTTTTGCTTTTATTTTGTTGAATATTACTCTGGCATTTGTTGGACTATCTTCGGCAATATACAAGATTATATTTGTTAGATCTTCTTCTGCAATTCT
This genomic window from Pseudomonadota bacterium contains:
- a CDS encoding type II toxin-antitoxin system RelE/ParE family toxin; its protein translation is MFKVHWARIAEEDLTNIILYIAEDSPTNARVIFNKIKAKASSLTQFPERGRIVPELQEQGLFLYRELIVVPWRIIFRISEKKVYILSVIDSRQNVEDILLKRLTK